A single genomic interval of Deltaproteobacteria bacterium harbors:
- a CDS encoding 4Fe-4S binding protein, whose protein sequence is MILAIASGKGGTGKTTIALNLARACGFEIGLFDCDVEEPNAHLFLPGQVTEETVVTIPIPQVDEALCDGCGECGRMCEYHAIVSFGATPLVFPEMCHGCGGCMRVCPQGAIREVPHRIGVVTIRNSGHIRLVQGNLDFGAVMAPPLIR, encoded by the coding sequence ATGATCCTTGCCATTGCATCCGGTAAGGGGGGAACCGGAAAGACAACAATCGCACTGAACCTGGCCAGGGCGTGCGGTTTTGAAATCGGGCTTTTCGACTGCGATGTGGAAGAACCGAACGCGCATTTATTCCTGCCCGGGCAGGTGACCGAAGAGACGGTGGTTACGATCCCGATTCCACAAGTTGACGAAGCCCTTTGTGACGGTTGTGGTGAATGTGGGAGGATGTGTGAATACCATGCCATCGTTTCCTTTGGTGCGACACCACTGGTCTTCCCGGAGATGTGTCATGGATGCGGTGGATGTATGCGGGTTTGTCCGCAAGGGGCCATTCGCGAGGTCCCCCATCGCATTGGCGTCGTAACGATCCGGAATTCCGGTCATATTCGTTTGGTCCAGGGAAACCTGGATTTCGGGGCGGTCATGGCTCCGCCACTGATTCG